One region of Ahniella affigens genomic DNA includes:
- a CDS encoding alkene reductase, translated as MTTLFDPTQIGDLTLTNRIVMAPLTRNRALPGNIPGPLTVEYYRQRATAGLIITEASPISATAQGYLDTPGIWNDTQIDAWKKVTDAVHAEGGKIVIQLWHVGRISHTSLLPAGEVPVSSTNRAAVAKTFTKQGFEPVSTPRALRDDEIPGLINDYRRAARNAITAGFDGVEIHAANTYLLEQFLRDSVNDRTGRYGGSIENRARLIIEVTQAIVDEIGAGRTGIRLSPMTSFTAPLDSTPQQTYGYVVAQLATFGLAYLHVIEGETGGTREPNAPRFDYDALRQAFKGPWLVNNGYSAQLATATIADGKADLIAFGRSFISNPDLVRRLKEGAVLNELRANLLYGGGAEGYTDYPALA; from the coding sequence ATGACTACCTTGTTTGATCCGACCCAAATTGGCGACTTGACCCTGACCAACCGAATCGTCATGGCGCCGCTCACTCGCAATCGAGCGTTGCCGGGAAACATTCCCGGCCCGCTGACCGTTGAGTACTACCGTCAGCGCGCGACCGCCGGCTTGATCATTACCGAAGCCAGCCCGATCAGCGCTACTGCCCAGGGCTATCTCGACACCCCGGGCATCTGGAATGACACACAGATCGACGCCTGGAAAAAGGTGACCGACGCGGTTCACGCCGAGGGCGGCAAGATTGTCATTCAGCTGTGGCATGTTGGCCGTATTTCGCATACGTCACTGCTGCCAGCAGGCGAGGTCCCGGTCTCGTCGACAAACCGCGCCGCGGTGGCGAAGACCTTTACGAAGCAAGGCTTCGAGCCGGTCTCCACGCCAAGAGCGCTGCGCGATGACGAAATTCCCGGCCTGATCAACGATTATCGTCGCGCGGCCCGCAATGCGATCACCGCTGGATTCGACGGCGTCGAAATCCACGCCGCCAACACGTATCTGTTGGAGCAGTTCCTCCGCGATAGCGTGAACGACCGCACCGGGCGCTATGGCGGCAGCATCGAAAACCGCGCGCGTCTGATCATCGAGGTCACCCAAGCCATCGTCGACGAGATTGGCGCCGGCCGAACCGGCATCCGGCTGAGCCCCATGACGTCGTTCACCGCACCGCTGGACAGCACACCACAACAAACCTACGGTTACGTGGTCGCGCAACTGGCCACATTTGGGCTTGCGTACTTGCATGTGATCGAAGGCGAAACCGGTGGCACGCGTGAACCCAACGCGCCGCGCTTTGATTACGACGCGTTGCGCCAAGCCTTCAAGGGGCCTTGGTTGGTCAACAACGGCTATAGCGCTCAGTTGGCCACTGCGACGATCGCCGATGGCAAGGCCGATCTGATCGCGTTCGGTCGCTCGTTCATCAGCAATCCTGATCTGGTGCGCCGCTTGAAAGAGGGCGCGGTTCTGAACGAATTGCGCGCAAATCTGTTGTATGGCGGCGGCGCCGAAGGCTACACCGACTATCCGGCGTTGGCCTGA
- a CDS encoding TetR/AcrR family transcriptional regulator, giving the protein MNTRHDNTRQHILDTGHRIIVGKGFSSVGLNEILSSAGVPKGSFYHYFPSKEQFGQALLQDYFDHYLAMLDAAFADESLTANQRLMRYWQGWVDGQGARCNEAKCLVVKLGGEVADLSEPMRMTLRDGTEQIVQRIARQIELGIQDGSIPELDPKATAHMLYPLWLGASLLGKLNRNPEALNNALAFTRQILTS; this is encoded by the coding sequence ATGAACACCCGCCACGACAACACGCGTCAGCACATCCTCGACACCGGCCACCGGATCATCGTCGGCAAGGGCTTTTCGAGTGTTGGTCTGAACGAGATTTTGAGTTCGGCGGGTGTGCCGAAAGGCTCGTTCTATCACTACTTTCCGTCGAAGGAGCAGTTCGGGCAGGCGCTCCTCCAGGACTACTTCGACCACTACCTCGCCATGCTGGATGCGGCGTTTGCTGACGAGTCGCTTACGGCGAATCAGCGCTTGATGCGCTACTGGCAGGGCTGGGTCGATGGCCAGGGCGCACGCTGCAACGAGGCAAAGTGCCTGGTCGTCAAGCTGGGCGGCGAAGTCGCGGACTTGTCCGAGCCCATGCGCATGACGCTCCGCGACGGCACCGAACAGATCGTCCAACGCATTGCCCGGCAGATCGAACTTGGGATCCAGGACGGCTCGATTCCTGAGCTCGATCCCAAAGCAACAGCCCACATGCTGTATCCACTCTGGTTAGGCGCAAGTCTGCTGGGCAAGCTCAATCGTAACCCCGAGGCGTTGAACAACGCGCTGGCTTTTACCCGCCAGATCCTGACGTCATAG
- a CDS encoding DUF5063 domain-containing protein gives MSPIDQFESEARRYCHWANGADGTDMSVYSALVRVSALYHAALLLQLTAEPLHNEQHDDDATLALEDAEMASVVARTRLLPIGYYGIVFDPLEVPPEQPVIGDVCDDLQDIYRDVADGLRHYDHGRIAAAFWEWTFSFRTHWGDHATGALRALHAYWDATHLLTEGY, from the coding sequence ATGTCGCCGATTGACCAATTCGAAAGCGAGGCCCGGCGCTATTGCCATTGGGCAAATGGCGCGGACGGAACTGACATGTCTGTGTACAGCGCGCTGGTACGAGTCAGTGCGCTGTATCACGCGGCGTTGTTGTTGCAGCTGACGGCGGAACCGCTGCATAACGAGCAGCATGACGACGATGCGACCTTGGCGTTGGAAGATGCTGAAATGGCCAGCGTCGTGGCGCGCACGCGCCTATTGCCCATCGGGTATTACGGCATTGTATTCGATCCGCTTGAAGTGCCACCCGAGCAGCCGGTCATTGGCGATGTCTGCGATGATCTTCAAGACATCTACCGTGATGTTGCAGACGGATTGAGACACTACGATCACGGCCGAATAGCCGCCGCATTTTGGGAGTGGACGTTCAGCTTTCGCACGCATTGGGGAGACCATGCGACGGGAGCGCTCCGTGCACTTCATGCCTATTGGGATGCGACACATTTGCTCACAGAGGGGTACTAG
- a CDS encoding winged helix-turn-helix domain-containing protein has protein sequence MGRLTIATRTFVSNVDPTPAAPRAAQPFGYAFDGVRFELGRGRLLIDGVDAAAGPLVLNLLAVLCRSPGLLVLRQQLFDALWPRQTVSDDALTKLIGRLRETLGPYGHAVVTLRGRGVRLDASVVEIEAPVDAASLPSQSRLAVPLQDAVNEATVRPLDAQTETPARPAWRLWLAMGALLFVVSLALWMASNDGSRSAFDSDMLLPSDPAATVFSGFAITMEDLDTAQPGTADLLREASNAVDHGDVARGMVLLRVAHDSDPTTPVPGALLAYFQARKLQPVDPGLQAEVATRLGAATTPYVRLLAQLSADVETRGDGGTPTMVAMVAMRPGAWRLQLRIAHQAMGLRRHGPALAALQRIPDHGIPADLIMTALADRAALGDAEAVAEALDRGALTAAPAEYGLALRGRLAWTAGRVEAAIALMDEAAAQAVLSNNVRGELSARISAATFAFYRRQMDADSRLLQAATLIRRNTTLEAQLPEVLAMRAQLALDQGDRQAAESLLESAASLYLSTDFRLWLEVYNARLGLILPAGRFLGDLDRRTLDQLGHASAYQLADAWTAQTAGDLTAARTLLAAARSSGVDDTYLREDAAALEAVINGTHSTCRPDPPYPNLLRFSTCRIEAIPRDAWATGSN, from the coding sequence ATGGGGCGACTGACCATCGCGACAAGGACATTCGTGAGCAATGTTGATCCCACCCCTGCCGCGCCTCGCGCCGCGCAGCCTTTCGGGTACGCCTTTGACGGCGTTCGGTTTGAGTTGGGGCGTGGGCGCCTGTTGATCGATGGGGTCGATGCCGCGGCCGGACCACTCGTCCTCAATTTGCTGGCGGTGTTGTGCCGGTCGCCGGGCTTGCTGGTGCTCCGCCAACAGCTGTTCGACGCCCTCTGGCCACGTCAGACCGTTTCGGACGACGCCCTGACCAAGCTGATCGGCAGACTGCGTGAGACGCTCGGACCTTACGGCCACGCTGTGGTCACGCTGCGCGGTCGCGGCGTGCGTTTGGATGCGTCGGTGGTCGAAATCGAAGCTCCGGTTGATGCGGCATCGTTACCGAGCCAAAGCCGGCTCGCCGTGCCATTGCAAGACGCGGTCAACGAGGCGACGGTCCGTCCGCTCGATGCGCAAACCGAAACGCCCGCGCGTCCGGCCTGGCGCCTTTGGTTGGCGATGGGGGCGCTTCTGTTCGTCGTGTCACTCGCCCTGTGGATGGCTTCGAACGATGGATCCAGATCGGCCTTCGACTCAGACATGCTGTTGCCATCGGATCCAGCAGCAACTGTCTTCTCCGGCTTCGCGATCACAATGGAAGACCTGGATACAGCGCAGCCGGGCACCGCCGACCTGCTGCGCGAAGCCAGTAACGCCGTCGACCATGGCGATGTTGCGCGCGGGATGGTGCTGCTTCGGGTGGCGCACGATTCCGATCCGACAACCCCGGTCCCGGGCGCATTGCTGGCCTACTTTCAGGCCAGAAAGCTGCAGCCCGTCGATCCCGGGCTACAGGCCGAGGTCGCAACCCGACTGGGCGCCGCCACGACGCCCTATGTCCGCCTGCTGGCGCAATTGTCGGCCGATGTCGAAACGAGGGGCGATGGCGGCACGCCGACCATGGTTGCGATGGTCGCCATGCGCCCGGGGGCCTGGCGTCTGCAACTGCGGATCGCCCATCAGGCGATGGGGCTGCGCCGTCACGGTCCGGCCCTCGCGGCGCTCCAGCGCATTCCTGATCACGGCATCCCCGCCGACTTGATCATGACCGCGTTGGCGGACCGGGCCGCACTGGGCGACGCCGAAGCGGTTGCCGAGGCTCTGGACCGTGGCGCCCTGACCGCGGCGCCAGCGGAATACGGCCTGGCGCTGCGCGGGCGACTGGCATGGACCGCAGGCCGAGTCGAAGCGGCGATCGCACTGATGGACGAGGCCGCGGCACAGGCCGTGCTCAGCAACAATGTGCGCGGTGAACTGAGCGCGCGCATCAGTGCCGCAACGTTTGCATTTTACCGCCGTCAGATGGATGCGGATTCCAGACTGCTGCAAGCCGCCACACTGATCCGTCGGAACACGACACTGGAAGCACAATTACCCGAGGTTCTCGCCATGCGAGCTCAGCTCGCACTTGATCAGGGTGACCGGCAAGCTGCCGAGAGCTTGCTGGAAAGCGCGGCGAGCTTGTACTTGTCCACGGACTTCCGCCTGTGGCTGGAGGTCTATAACGCCCGCCTGGGATTGATCCTTCCTGCTGGCCGCTTTCTGGGCGATCTGGACCGGCGCACGTTGGACCAACTCGGTCACGCCAGCGCCTACCAATTGGCCGACGCTTGGACGGCGCAGACCGCGGGCGACTTGACTGCAGCGCGCACGCTTCTCGCAGCCGCCCGTAGCAGTGGCGTCGACGACACGTATCTGCGCGAAGATGCCGCTGCGTTGGAAGCGGTGATCAACGGCACGCACAGCACCTGCCGGCCCGACCCGCCCTACCCCAACCTGTTGCGCTTTTCGACTTGTCGGATTGAGGCCATTCCGCGTGACGCTTGGGCCACAGGGAGCAATTGA
- a CDS encoding delta-60 repeat domain-containing protein: MKRLILILIALVALAPSLALAQVTLLPGSFDFRRGGEIMDHVQLSDGSFLIGGRFTEIDGVPRSNLARLHADGTLDTEWSMPVNGDVRALDVRPDGSVYIGGDFSRVNGVPRFFLALLSPGPGAPVLDNWTASQFEAVSDLAALANGDLLINDGRVWRYPAGSSDPIAGFGSWEEFHSATFETSPDKHKVMLLDYYRVALFSDNGATIWIYDRPTDISSISTATLAPDGGAWIMTYDNTDGWAQRFRRLAPDGLPGTPVVTTVSGVVDHIALAPSGELWLTTSSRFGMSWDVIGIHERGTISRLDINGTPLPGTINVMGSSHRIMFVSDGALIGGRIRTTKGLLTPGLTRVDSTLSTIGTAPKVLRTGTSIQQATALPDGGFMIAGDFIRVNGQEQRFLMRLDGNLQMTNHQWSLDSVPTAVSLSAAGDCYVGGLTPLLATSNLPHLLRLNACATLDPAFDLGVPSPVTALLALPDRVLVGLQVESGADEGYAVRSYPTSSSAPLPSWSIGFDHAVSTMVAINGRIYIGGSFFRVNHVFRNGVVRLSASLDGAIDSTWTAGATPGRVLSMRAAPDGSLIVAGVPFNPPYDKTLLRLSPLDGSRDPLWTPFGDQDNGLSIRALAIQEDGSLATAWEGSSCCIEAMTSSGLFGASRRAFIGMVSGGTIADLQPLPGFRLLILGEFSSAFGQPRQSIAVFGNTQGPLLKDSFE, translated from the coding sequence ATGAAACGACTGATTCTCATACTCATCGCGCTCGTTGCGCTGGCTCCTTCGCTCGCGCTGGCACAGGTCACGTTGCTGCCAGGCAGCTTCGATTTCCGGCGCGGGGGCGAGATCATGGATCACGTCCAACTTTCCGACGGCAGTTTCCTGATCGGCGGTCGCTTCACCGAAATAGATGGCGTCCCGAGGTCCAACCTGGCACGTCTGCATGCCGACGGCACATTGGACACCGAGTGGTCGATGCCGGTAAACGGCGACGTGAGGGCGCTCGACGTGCGGCCCGACGGCTCGGTTTACATTGGTGGCGATTTCTCTCGTGTCAACGGCGTGCCGCGATTCTTTCTCGCCTTGCTGAGCCCCGGTCCGGGCGCACCTGTGCTCGACAATTGGACCGCCTCGCAGTTCGAAGCAGTGAGTGATCTCGCAGCGCTGGCAAACGGCGATTTGCTGATCAATGATGGCCGCGTCTGGCGGTATCCTGCTGGGAGCAGCGATCCCATTGCGGGATTTGGAAGCTGGGAAGAATTCCACAGCGCCACATTCGAGACGTCACCGGATAAGCACAAGGTGATGCTCTTAGACTATTACCGAGTCGCCCTGTTTTCCGACAACGGCGCGACGATCTGGATTTATGACCGCCCCACCGACATTTCGAGCATCAGCACGGCGACACTTGCGCCGGATGGTGGCGCATGGATCATGACGTACGACAATACCGATGGATGGGCCCAACGCTTCCGACGGTTGGCGCCTGACGGTCTCCCAGGTACACCAGTCGTTACGACGGTGAGTGGCGTCGTCGATCACATCGCGCTCGCTCCGTCTGGGGAACTGTGGCTCACAACCAGCTCGCGCTTCGGTATGTCCTGGGACGTGATTGGAATCCATGAGCGGGGCACGATCAGTCGACTCGACATCAATGGCACGCCGCTTCCCGGCACGATCAATGTTATGGGAAGTTCGCACCGAATCATGTTTGTTTCCGACGGCGCGCTGATTGGCGGACGAATCCGAACCACCAAAGGCCTGCTAACGCCCGGTCTGACGCGGGTCGATTCGACGCTCTCGACCATCGGTACGGCTCCAAAGGTGCTCCGTACGGGGACGTCGATTCAGCAAGCAACTGCCTTGCCGGACGGTGGCTTCATGATCGCCGGTGACTTCATTCGCGTGAACGGCCAAGAGCAACGGTTCTTGATGCGCCTTGATGGCAACCTCCAGATGACGAACCATCAGTGGTCATTGGATAGCGTGCCGACGGCTGTGAGTTTATCGGCGGCTGGCGATTGCTATGTCGGCGGACTCACGCCACTATTGGCAACGTCCAATTTGCCTCATCTGCTGCGCCTGAACGCCTGTGCCACATTGGACCCCGCGTTTGATCTCGGCGTCCCGTCCCCAGTCACGGCGCTTTTGGCGTTACCAGACCGCGTACTCGTCGGGCTGCAAGTCGAAAGCGGCGCCGATGAGGGTTATGCGGTCCGCTCGTATCCAACTTCTTCTAGCGCGCCTTTGCCCAGTTGGTCGATCGGCTTTGATCATGCGGTGTCTACGATGGTCGCGATCAACGGTCGCATCTACATCGGGGGTAGCTTCTTTCGCGTGAACCATGTCTTTCGAAATGGGGTGGTTCGATTGTCGGCCAGCCTGGACGGGGCAATCGACTCGACGTGGACCGCGGGCGCGACACCGGGCCGGGTACTGTCAATGCGTGCGGCCCCCGATGGCAGTTTGATCGTGGCGGGTGTGCCGTTTAATCCGCCGTATGACAAGACGCTCTTGCGGCTCTCGCCGTTGGACGGAAGCCGTGATCCACTTTGGACGCCGTTTGGGGACCAGGACAATGGCCTCTCGATTCGAGCCTTGGCGATTCAGGAAGATGGCTCCCTCGCAACAGCATGGGAAGGTAGCTCTTGCTGTATTGAGGCGATGACGTCATCTGGATTGTTTGGGGCGTCGAGAAGGGCGTTCATCGGCATGGTTTCGGGCGGGACCATAGCTGATCTCCAACCATTGCCGGGTTTCCGCCTATTGATTCTGGGTGAGTTCTCCAGTGCCTTTGGACAACCAAGACAGAGTATTGCCGTGTTCGGAAATACGCAGGGACCGCTGCTGAAGGACTCGTTCGAATAA
- a CDS encoding OmpA family protein, with amino-acid sequence MLNTLFASFVLAAASGETASPPKIPLVPGLTITTAIAEPDGDYESRKLLESIDASGWRLRYAADVRGADGKPESITSERLVHTEDLQSARTYRNYFESDVEEDYPGTTALGASASVLKGLRDSGVAPFAVVAEDAFLKRASANLPGENHSILALASALTASAGRSFKGELKRRNVGTMPVLVNDQLQHLPVLVASGLFTAKNGDTMQAELSFLDDDQNPLALQWRIGDTQLRVVRIEYPLAKSPLAEMLQTNKRVTLPGLYFDFGSATLRPESQAALPSIAEAIRAASTELILEGHTDNIGTAERNQALSLARAQSVWSALRALDPTLGPVPKIIGFGASRPRASNDTLEGRAQNRRVELAIP; translated from the coding sequence ATGCTGAACACCCTTTTTGCTTCTTTCGTGTTGGCGGCCGCCTCAGGTGAAACGGCATCACCGCCCAAGATTCCGCTCGTACCCGGCCTGACCATTACCACAGCCATCGCCGAGCCCGACGGCGACTATGAATCGCGAAAGCTCTTGGAATCAATCGACGCGTCGGGCTGGCGTCTCCGTTACGCTGCCGACGTCCGTGGCGCAGATGGAAAACCTGAATCAATCACCAGCGAGCGCTTGGTGCACACAGAAGACCTACAGTCTGCGCGAACCTATCGCAACTACTTCGAATCGGATGTTGAGGAAGACTACCCGGGCACGACGGCGTTGGGGGCGTCGGCAAGCGTGCTGAAGGGATTGCGCGACTCCGGCGTGGCGCCTTTTGCGGTGGTTGCGGAAGACGCGTTCTTGAAGCGCGCATCGGCAAACCTGCCAGGCGAGAACCATTCCATTCTGGCGCTCGCATCGGCACTCACCGCCAGTGCGGGCCGCAGCTTCAAGGGCGAGTTGAAGCGCCGGAATGTCGGCACGATGCCCGTTCTGGTCAACGACCAGTTGCAGCATCTGCCGGTGCTGGTGGCATCGGGGCTGTTTACCGCCAAGAACGGTGACACGATGCAGGCTGAGTTGAGCTTTCTTGATGACGATCAGAATCCGTTGGCGCTGCAGTGGCGCATTGGCGACACGCAATTGCGCGTCGTCCGCATCGAGTATCCGTTGGCCAAGAGCCCGCTGGCAGAGATGCTCCAAACGAACAAGCGCGTGACGCTGCCTGGACTCTATTTTGACTTCGGCAGCGCCACGCTGCGGCCCGAATCACAGGCTGCGCTGCCGAGCATTGCAGAAGCCATCAGAGCCGCATCAACCGAGTTGATTCTGGAAGGACATACCGACAACATCGGCACTGCCGAACGCAATCAAGCGTTGTCACTTGCGCGCGCGCAATCGGTGTGGTCGGCGTTGCGCGCGTTGGATCCGACATTGGGCCCTGTACCAAAGATCATTGGTTTTGGTGCCTCACGGCCGCGTGCCAGCAACGACACGCTCGAAGGTCGCGCCCAGAATCGTCGGGTCGAACTTGCCATTCCATGA
- a CDS encoding DUF6438 domain-containing protein produces the protein MSKHTLSAILLIGLTTTIGACEPAPAPAGPAATSEIHQFEQLSLRRTGCYGQCPDYELTIHGDGRVSYLGKRDVPLLGPAHQQLSAEQLAALIDAINDVGYFNLNDQYINTTDGCPVMATDNPSAITRVKTSSREKSIHHYYGCQIANAPPDASGVYPEALYQFEARIDAMVPLTALIPGASGPSTNAPR, from the coding sequence ATGTCCAAACACACGCTGTCCGCCATACTCCTCATCGGCTTGACGACCACAATCGGTGCGTGTGAGCCCGCTCCAGCGCCCGCCGGACCTGCCGCGACATCGGAGATCCATCAGTTCGAGCAACTTAGTCTGCGCCGAACCGGCTGTTACGGACAGTGCCCAGACTACGAGCTGACCATTCATGGCGATGGCCGCGTCAGTTATTTGGGCAAACGTGACGTGCCGTTGCTTGGTCCTGCGCACCAGCAACTGAGTGCTGAGCAGCTCGCGGCTCTGATCGATGCCATCAACGACGTTGGCTACTTCAATTTAAACGACCAATATATCAATACCACTGACGGTTGCCCGGTCATGGCAACCGACAATCCATCCGCGATCACCCGGGTCAAGACGTCCAGCCGCGAAAAATCGATCCACCACTACTACGGCTGCCAGATCGCCAACGCGCCACCTGACGCGTCTGGCGTCTATCCAGAGGCACTCTACCAATTCGAGGCACGGATCGATGCGATGGTGCCTCTGACGGCACTGATCCCGGGCGCGAGCGGGCCTTCGACCAATGCGCCACGATGA
- a CDS encoding DUF1801 domain-containing protein, giving the protein MVSDTRLFRLAGGQSRDPAVEAWLRADSHPLRERARSWFNALRSQGGDVIELLHDGHPTACVGDLPFAYVNLFATHLNVGFYFGAVLPDPSRILSGNGRFMRHVKISLGDTANDAPLHALLAAAYEDVRARHAAQKQTNPE; this is encoded by the coding sequence ATGGTGTCTGACACGCGACTGTTTCGATTGGCTGGCGGACAAAGCCGTGATCCGGCTGTCGAGGCATGGTTACGGGCCGACAGTCACCCCCTGCGTGAACGCGCCCGAAGTTGGTTCAATGCGCTTCGCAGCCAAGGTGGCGATGTCATCGAACTGCTTCACGATGGCCACCCCACTGCGTGTGTCGGCGATTTGCCGTTTGCCTATGTCAACTTGTTCGCGACGCATCTGAACGTTGGCTTCTACTTTGGCGCGGTGTTGCCGGATCCGTCCCGAATCCTGTCAGGCAACGGCCGCTTCATGCGCCATGTGAAAATCAGCCTTGGCGACACTGCGAATGATGCGCCGTTGCACGCGCTGTTGGCCGCTGCGTACGAAGATGTTCGCGCCCGCCACGCTGCGCAGAAGCAAACTAACCCCGAATAA